From Pseudomonas sp. CCI4.2, one genomic window encodes:
- the sohB gene encoding protease SohB — MDFLAEYASFLAKTVTLVVAILIVLAAFASVRSKGRRKSTGQLQVSKLNDFYKALRERLEQSLLDKDRLKVLRKEQAKGLKKQKKLAEPKPRVYVLDFDGDIKASATESMRHEITALLTLATAKDEVVLRLESGGGMVHSYGLASSQLARIRQAGIPLTICIDKVAASGGYMMACIGDKIISAPFAILGSIGVVAQLPNVNRLLKKHDIDFEVLTAGEYKRTLTVFGENTEKGREKFQEELDITHELFKNFVARYRPQLAIDDVATGEVWLGMAALDKQLVDELKTSDEYLSERAKIADVFHLHYSERKSLQERVGLAASASVDRVLTTWWSRLTQQRFW, encoded by the coding sequence GTGGATTTTCTAGCTGAATACGCGAGCTTTTTAGCGAAGACGGTGACGTTGGTGGTCGCCATTTTGATCGTGTTGGCGGCATTCGCCTCAGTGCGAAGCAAAGGCCGTCGTAAATCTACAGGTCAGTTGCAGGTCAGCAAACTCAATGACTTCTATAAAGCGTTGCGCGAGCGGCTGGAGCAATCGTTACTGGACAAGGACCGGCTAAAGGTCTTGCGCAAAGAGCAGGCCAAGGGCTTGAAGAAGCAGAAGAAGTTGGCCGAACCAAAACCTCGGGTTTACGTGCTGGACTTCGACGGTGACATCAAAGCGTCCGCGACTGAAAGCATGCGCCATGAAATCACCGCGCTGCTGACCCTCGCCACCGCCAAGGATGAAGTGGTACTGCGCCTGGAAAGTGGCGGCGGCATGGTCCACAGCTACGGCCTCGCGTCGTCGCAGTTGGCGCGGATTCGTCAGGCGGGGATTCCGCTGACGATTTGCATCGATAAAGTGGCGGCCAGTGGCGGTTACATGATGGCGTGCATTGGCGACAAGATCATCAGCGCGCCCTTTGCCATCCTTGGATCGATTGGTGTTGTCGCGCAGTTGCCTAACGTCAATCGTCTGTTGAAGAAGCACGATATCGACTTCGAAGTGCTGACCGCCGGTGAATACAAGCGCACGCTGACGGTGTTTGGCGAAAACACCGAGAAGGGCCGTGAGAAGTTTCAAGAAGAGTTGGACATCACTCACGAGCTGTTCAAGAACTTTGTTGCCCGCTACCGCCCGCAGTTGGCCATTGATGATGTGGCAACGGGAGAAGTCTGGCTCGGCATGGCTGCGTTGGATAAACAGTTGGTGGACGAACTGAAGACCAGTGATGAGTACCTGTCAGAGCGCGCCAAAATCGCTGACGTGTTCCATCTGCATTATTCCGAACGTAAAAGCCTTCAAGAACGTGTGGGGCTGGCGGCCAGTGCTTCAGTGGATCGTGTGTTGACAACGTGGTGGAGCCGATTGACCCAGCAACGCTTCTGGTAA
- a CDS encoding DUF934 domain-containing protein, with translation MQRIIKNNEVIDETWHLLPKDATLDELSNCDDLIVPLALWLDHGHALKARDGGLGVWLDSDEEAEHIGDDVNQFQVIALNFPAFTDGRSFSNARLLRDRYGYKGELRAIGDVLRDQLFYMRRCGFDAFAIRPDKDPYEALEGLKDFSVTYQAATDEPLPLFRRR, from the coding sequence ATGCAGCGAATCATTAAGAACAACGAAGTCATCGACGAGACCTGGCACCTGCTGCCCAAGGACGCGACGTTGGACGAGTTGTCCAATTGCGACGACCTGATCGTGCCCTTGGCTTTATGGCTCGATCACGGTCACGCCCTAAAAGCGCGCGACGGTGGTCTTGGCGTATGGCTGGACAGCGACGAAGAAGCCGAACACATAGGTGACGACGTCAATCAGTTCCAGGTCATTGCCCTGAACTTCCCGGCGTTTACCGACGGCCGTAGCTTCTCCAACGCCCGTCTGCTGCGTGACCGTTATGGTTACAAGGGTGAGTTGAGGGCCATTGGCGACGTGCTGCGCGACCAATTGTTCTACATGCGCCGCTGTGGTTTTGATGCCTTTGCCATCCGCCCGGATAAAGACCCGTACGAAGCCCTTGAGGGTTTGAAAGATTTCTCGGTGACTTACCAAGCGGCAACTGATGAGCCATTGCCGTTGTTTCGGCGCCGCTGA
- a CDS encoding nitrite/sulfite reductase translates to MYVYDEYDQRIIEDRVKQFRDQTRRYLAGELSEEEFRPLRLQNGLYVQRFAPMLRVAVPYGQLTSRQMRMMAKIARDYDKGYAHVSTRQNIQFNWPALEDVPDILAELATVQMHAIQTSGNCLRNVTTDQFAGVAADELVDPRPWCEIIRQWTTFHPEFAYLPRKFKIALNGSRSDRVAIEVHDIGLEPLLNAEGELGFRVLVGGGLGRTPVVGAFINEFLPWQDLLSYLDAILRVYNRYGRRDNKYKARIKILVKALTPEVFAERVDAEMVHLRGGQTTLTEAEVQRVAKHFIDPEYKALTDQTAELAQLDLDHPGFARWRSRNIQAHKKPGYAAVTLSLKPTGVAPGDITDKQLDGIADLADRYSFGELRTSHEQNIILADVEQSQLFAMWGELREQGFATPNIGLLTDIICCPGGDFCSLANAKSIPIAESIQRRFDDLDYLFDIGELDLNISGCMNACGHHHVGHIGILGVDKKGAEFYQVSLGGSSNRDANLGKILGPSFAQEVMPDVIEKLIDVYIEKRTEDERFIDTFQRIGIDPFKERVYAANH, encoded by the coding sequence ATGTACGTATATGACGAGTACGATCAGCGGATCATCGAGGACCGCGTCAAGCAGTTCCGTGATCAGACCCGCCGCTATTTGGCCGGAGAGCTGAGCGAAGAAGAGTTTCGCCCGCTACGCCTACAGAATGGCCTTTACGTTCAACGTTTTGCGCCGATGCTGCGGGTCGCTGTGCCTTATGGTCAGCTGACGTCGCGTCAGATGCGAATGATGGCCAAAATTGCCCGGGACTATGACAAAGGCTATGCCCACGTCAGCACCCGGCAGAACATTCAATTCAACTGGCCCGCGCTGGAAGACGTGCCGGACATCCTGGCTGAACTCGCTACCGTGCAAATGCACGCGATTCAGACCAGCGGTAACTGCCTGCGCAACGTCACCACCGACCAATTCGCTGGCGTTGCCGCTGACGAACTGGTGGATCCACGCCCTTGGTGCGAGATCATTCGGCAATGGACGACATTCCACCCCGAATTCGCGTACCTGCCGCGTAAATTCAAGATCGCCCTCAATGGCTCACGCAGTGATCGTGTCGCAATTGAAGTGCATGACATTGGCCTTGAGCCGCTGCTCAACGCTGAAGGCGAGCTGGGTTTCCGGGTGTTGGTCGGCGGTGGTCTCGGCCGTACGCCAGTGGTCGGTGCATTCATCAATGAATTCCTGCCGTGGCAAGACCTGTTGAGTTACCTGGACGCTATCTTGCGGGTCTACAACCGCTATGGCCGTCGTGATAACAAATACAAGGCGCGGATCAAAATTCTGGTTAAAGCGCTGACCCCCGAAGTCTTCGCTGAAAGAGTCGACGCTGAGATGGTCCACCTTCGGGGCGGCCAAACCACGCTGACAGAAGCTGAAGTACAACGCGTGGCCAAGCACTTTATCGATCCCGAATACAAAGCCCTGACTGATCAAACCGCCGAACTGGCGCAGCTTGATCTTGATCACCCAGGTTTTGCACGCTGGCGCTCACGCAACATTCAGGCGCATAAAAAGCCCGGCTACGCTGCGGTGACCTTGTCACTTAAGCCTACCGGCGTCGCGCCAGGCGATATCACCGACAAACAGCTCGACGGCATTGCCGACCTGGCTGACCGTTACAGCTTCGGTGAACTGCGCACGTCCCATGAGCAAAACATCATTCTGGCAGACGTTGAGCAAAGCCAACTGTTCGCCATGTGGGGTGAGTTGCGCGAGCAAGGTTTCGCGACGCCGAACATCGGCTTGCTGACCGACATCATTTGCTGCCCGGGTGGCGATTTCTGCTCCCTGGCCAATGCCAAATCGATCCCGATTGCCGAATCCATCCAGCGCCGTTTCGACGATCTGGATTACCTGTTCGACATCGGCGAGTTGGACCTGAACATTTCAGGCTGCATGAACGCCTGTGGTCACCACCATGTGGGCCATATCGGCATCCTGGGTGTCGACAAGAAAGGCGCAGAGTTCTACCAGGTATCTCTCGGTGGCAGCAGCAACCGTGACGCGAACCTGGGCAAGATCCTCGGCCCGTCGTTCGCTCAGGAAGTCATGCCTGATGTGATCGAGAAGTTAATCGATGTCTACATTGAGAAACGCACCGAAGATGAGCGCTTCATCGACACCTTCCAGCGTATTGGCATTGACCCTTTCAAGGAGCGCGTCTATGCAGCGAATCATTAA
- a CDS encoding DUF2970 domain-containing protein has translation MNDSPDNSKGKPPTLWQMLQSVTAAAFGVQSGKNRERDFTHGKPSHFVLLGILFTGVFALTLFGIVQLVLHFAVG, from the coding sequence ATGAACGACTCACCAGACAACTCCAAGGGCAAACCACCGACGCTCTGGCAAATGCTGCAGAGCGTCACGGCAGCCGCCTTTGGCGTACAAAGTGGCAAAAATCGCGAACGGGACTTTACCCATGGAAAGCCAAGCCATTTTGTCCTGCTGGGGATTTTGTTTACAGGGGTGTTTGCGCTGACGCTGTTTGGCATCGTGCAGTTGGTGTTGCACTTCGCAGTGGGATAG
- the metH gene encoding methionine synthase, whose amino-acid sequence MSDRSVRLSALQKALKERILILDGGMGTMIQSYRLEEEDYRGKRFADWPSDVKGNNDLLILSRPDVIGAIEKAYLDAGADILETNTFNATQVSQADYGMEALVYELNVEGARLARKVADAKTLETPDKPRFVAGVLGPTSRTCSLSPDVNNPGYRNVTFDELVENYTEATLGLIEGGADLILIETIFDTLNAKAAIFAVQGVFEDVGFELPIMISGTITDASGRTLSGQTTEAFWNSVAHAKPLSVGLNCALGAADLRPYLEELSNKAGTYVSAHPNAGLPNAFGEYDEEPNQTAAIIEEFAQSGFLNIVGGCCGTTPAHIKAIANAVSKHPPRAIPDIPKACRLSGLEPFTIDRSSLFINVGERTNITGSARFARLIREDNYTEALEVALQQVESGAQVIDINMDEGMLDSKKAMVTFLNLIAGEPDISRVPIMIDSSKWEVIEAGLKCIQGKGIVNSISMKEGVEQFIHHAKLCKRYGAAVVVMAFDEDGQADTEKRKKEICKRSYDILVNDVGFPPEDIIFDPNIFAIATGIEEHNNYAVDFINACAYIRDHLPHALTSGGVSNVSFSFRGNNPVREAIHSVFLLYAIRNGLSMGIVNAGQLEIYDQIPTELRDIVEDVVLNRTPHGTDALVAIADKYRGDGSVKEAETEEWRGWPVNKRLEHALVKGITTHIVEDTEESRQSFKRPIEVIEGPLMSGMNIVGDLFGSGKMFLPQVVKSARVMKQAVAHLIPFIELEKGDKPVAKGKILMATVKGDVHDIGKNIVGVVLGCNGYDIVDLGVMVPAEKILLAAKEHKCDIIGLSGLITPSLDEMVHVAREMQRQNFFLPLMIGGATTSKAHTAVKIEPKYSNDAVIYVTDASRAVGVATQLLSKELKPAFIEKNRLEYIDVRERTAARSSRTERLSYGAALAKKPKFEWSSYQPVKPTFTGIKVLENIDLNVLAEYIDWTPFFISWDLAGKYPRILTDEVVGEAATSLFADAKELLRKLIDEKLISARAVFGFWPANQVDDDDLELYGDDGVPRVKLHHLRQQIIKTDGKPNFSLADFVAPKDSGVTDYVGGFITTAGIGAEEVSKAYQDAGDDYNAIMVKALADRLAEACAEWLHQQVRKNYWGYAKDEQLANEDLIKEQYVGIRPAPGYPACPDHTEKGTLFDLLDRGDDGQTGLSGVFLTESYAMFPAASVSGWYFAHPQAQYFAVGKIDKDQIESYTARKGQDLSMTERWLSPNLGYDN is encoded by the coding sequence ATGTCCGATCGCAGCGTTCGCCTCTCAGCTCTCCAAAAAGCCCTCAAAGAGCGCATTCTGATTCTCGATGGCGGCATGGGCACCATGATCCAGAGCTATCGGCTTGAGGAAGAGGACTACCGGGGCAAACGCTTTGCTGATTGGCCAAGCGACGTCAAAGGCAACAATGACCTGTTGATTCTCAGTCGTCCGGATGTGATCGGGGCTATCGAGAAGGCCTACCTCGACGCCGGTGCCGACATTCTCGAAACCAACACCTTCAACGCGACCCAAGTGTCCCAGGCCGATTACGGCATGGAAGCGCTGGTCTACGAGTTGAACGTAGAAGGCGCCCGCCTCGCCCGCAAGGTGGCTGACGCAAAAACCCTGGAAACGCCGGATAAACCGCGTTTCGTCGCCGGCGTTCTAGGTCCGACCAGCCGCACCTGCTCGCTGTCGCCAGACGTCAATAACCCGGGCTATCGCAACGTTACTTTCGATGAATTGGTGGAAAACTACACCGAAGCCACCCTCGGGCTGATCGAAGGCGGCGCCGACCTGATTTTGATCGAGACGATTTTCGACACGCTGAACGCCAAAGCGGCGATTTTCGCGGTACAGGGCGTGTTCGAAGACGTCGGATTTGAATTGCCGATCATGATTTCCGGGACCATCACCGATGCCTCGGGCCGTACCTTGTCCGGGCAGACGACCGAAGCGTTCTGGAACTCCGTCGCCCACGCCAAACCCCTCTCAGTGGGCTTGAACTGCGCGCTGGGTGCCGCTGATTTACGGCCTTATCTGGAAGAGCTGTCGAATAAAGCCGGCACCTATGTGTCGGCTCACCCTAACGCCGGTTTGCCCAACGCCTTCGGCGAGTACGACGAAGAGCCGAACCAGACGGCCGCGATCATCGAAGAGTTTGCCCAGAGCGGTTTTCTCAACATTGTTGGCGGCTGCTGCGGCACCACCCCTGCGCACATCAAGGCCATCGCCAATGCGGTGAGCAAGCACCCGCCGCGCGCTATCCCGGATATCCCGAAAGCCTGCCGCCTGTCAGGCCTGGAACCGTTCACCATTGATCGCAGCTCGTTGTTCATTAACGTCGGCGAGCGTACCAACATCACCGGTTCCGCACGTTTTGCCCGGTTGATTCGTGAAGATAACTACACCGAAGCCCTGGAAGTTGCCTTGCAACAGGTCGAGTCCGGCGCCCAGGTGATCGACATCAACATGGACGAGGGCATGCTCGATTCGAAGAAGGCCATGGTGACCTTCCTCAATCTGATTGCCGGCGAACCGGACATCTCCCGCGTACCGATCATGATCGACTCCTCCAAATGGGAAGTGATCGAAGCCGGCCTGAAATGCATTCAGGGCAAGGGCATCGTCAACTCCATCAGCATGAAGGAAGGTGTCGAGCAGTTCATTCATCACGCCAAGCTGTGCAAGCGCTACGGCGCCGCCGTGGTGGTCATGGCGTTCGATGAAGACGGCCAGGCCGATACCGAGAAACGCAAAAAAGAAATCTGTAAGCGCTCTTACGACATTTTGGTCAACGATGTGGGCTTCCCGCCGGAAGACATCATCTTCGACCCGAACATTTTTGCCATCGCAACCGGCATCGAAGAGCACAACAACTACGCGGTCGATTTCATCAACGCCTGTGCTTACATTCGCGACCACCTGCCCCACGCCCTGACCTCGGGCGGCGTGTCCAACGTGTCGTTCTCGTTCCGGGGCAACAACCCGGTGCGTGAGGCGATTCACTCGGTGTTCCTGCTGTACGCGATCCGCAACGGCTTGAGCATGGGTATCGTCAACGCCGGGCAGCTGGAAATTTACGACCAGATCCCTACCGAACTGCGCGATATCGTCGAAGACGTGGTGCTCAACCGCACCCCGCACGGCACCGACGCGCTGGTGGCGATTGCCGACAAGTACCGGGGCGACGGCAGCGTCAAGGAAGCAGAAACCGAAGAGTGGCGCGGCTGGCCGGTGAACAAACGCCTGGAGCATGCCCTGGTCAAGGGCATCACCACGCACATCGTCGAAGACACTGAAGAGTCGCGGCAGTCGTTCAAGCGCCCGATCGAAGTCATCGAAGGCCCGTTGATGTCCGGCATGAACATCGTTGGCGACCTGTTTGGCTCGGGGAAAATGTTTCTGCCACAGGTGGTGAAATCGGCGCGGGTGATGAAACAGGCCGTGGCGCACTTGATCCCGTTCATTGAACTGGAAAAAGGCGACAAGCCGGTGGCCAAGGGCAAAATCCTCATGGCCACGGTCAAGGGCGACGTGCACGACATCGGCAAAAACATTGTCGGCGTGGTCCTCGGTTGCAATGGCTACGACATCGTCGACCTCGGGGTGATGGTGCCTGCCGAGAAAATTCTCTTGGCCGCCAAAGAACACAAGTGCGACATCATCGGTTTGTCGGGCCTGATCACGCCTTCCCTGGACGAGATGGTCCACGTTGCCCGGGAAATGCAGCGGCAGAACTTCTTCCTGCCACTGATGATCGGCGGCGCAACGACCTCCAAAGCGCACACGGCGGTGAAAATCGAGCCCAAGTACAGCAACGATGCCGTGATCTACGTCACCGACGCCTCCCGCGCCGTGGGTGTGGCCACGCAATTGCTGTCCAAGGAGCTGAAACCGGCCTTCATTGAGAAAAACCGGCTTGAGTACATTGACGTCCGGGAACGCACCGCCGCCCGCAGCTCCCGCACCGAGCGCTTGAGCTATGGCGCAGCGTTGGCGAAAAAGCCCAAGTTCGAGTGGTCCAGCTATCAGCCCGTGAAACCGACGTTCACCGGTATCAAGGTGCTGGAGAATATTGACCTCAACGTGCTGGCTGAGTACATCGATTGGACGCCGTTCTTTATCTCGTGGGACCTGGCGGGCAAGTACCCGCGCATCCTCACTGACGAGGTGGTGGGTGAAGCTGCCACGTCATTGTTTGCCGACGCTAAAGAGCTTCTGCGCAAACTGATCGACGAAAAACTGATCAGCGCCCGGGCCGTGTTTGGCTTCTGGCCTGCTAATCAGGTGGATGACGATGATTTGGAGCTGTACGGCGATGACGGCGTGCCTCGGGTCAAGCTGCACCATCTGCGGCAACAGATCATCAAGACCGACGGCAAGCCTAACTTCTCCCTGGCCGACTTTGTAGCGCCCAAGGACAGCGGCGTGACCGATTATGTCGGTGGGTTTATCACCACCGCCGGCATCGGCGCTGAAGAGGTCTCCAAGGCTTACCAGGATGCCGGCGACGACTACAACGCGATCATGGTCAAGGCATTGGCCGACCGGTTGGCCGAAGCCTGTGCCGAGTGGCTGCACCAGCAGGTGCGGAAAAACTATTGGGGTTACGCCAAGGACGAGCAACTGGCCAATGAAGACCTCATCAAAGAGCAATACGTCGGCATTCGCCCCGCACCAGGGTACCCCGCGTGCCCGGACCACACTGAAAAAGGCACGCTGTTTGATTTGCTCGACCGTGGTGACGATGGCCAGACCGGGCTGAGCGGCGTGTTCCTGACCGAAAGCTACGCGATGTTCCCTGCGGCTTCAGTCAGCGGCTGGTATTTCGCCCACCCTCAAGCGCAATACTTCGCGGTCGGCAAAATCGACAAGGACCAGATCGAAAGCTATACCGCGCGCAAAGGCCAGGACTTGAGCATGACTGAGCGCTGGCTGTCGCCAAACCTGGGTTATGACAACTGA
- a CDS encoding fatty acid cis/trans isomerase has protein sequence MPYRLLVSFLLLLICCGVRAQEPLASDSPSISYTRDVQPIFTEKCVACHACYDSACQLNLGSGEGAARGASKIRVYDGERRDAQAPTRLYLDAHSASAWQQKGFYSVLDAQASQAALMARMLELGHNMPLLANAKIPAEILLGMNRDNQCPVPGEFAGYAASHPKEGMPLAVTGLTDQQYQTLRRWLAAGAPIDERGLSPNANEVSQITQWESLLNAPGARESLVARWLYEHLFLAHIYFEGGEPGHFFQWVRSRTPSGQPIDLINTRRPNDDPGTLVYYRLWPVQGVIVHKTHITYPMSPAKMARVKALFYSGNWTVDSLPGYGPRRRANPFETFEQIPAQARYQFMLDNAEYFVRTFIRGPVCRGQIASDVIRDNFWAFFQDPSHDLYLTNSAYRAKATPLLAMPGQIDDVGSILTLWLSYRDKRNEYESLRSDAYAAAPPPSWSSLWAGNDNALLSIFRHFDSASVDKGLIGEVPQTMWLFDFPLLERTYYQLAVNFDVFGNVAHQAQTRLYFDLIRNGAEVNFLRLMPADSRDDFLDDWYQEGGKVRLWLDYQKVDDDTPTGLILDNKDPEHDFAQQLIRRYGDLNAKPDPINRCRGAYCSRPNLEPELQDAEQALSRLTARPAAGLHVVDYLPEATMLRVHAGDGKREIYSMLRNRAHTNVAFILGDESRYQPGLDTLTVYPGVLSSYPNFMFDLPAVEVPEFVAAMERARDNNAFEKIVQRWGIRRSNPHFWDFFHDLTRYLQETNPVEAGILDMNRYENL, from the coding sequence ATGCCGTATCGGTTGTTGGTTAGTTTTCTACTGCTATTGATTTGCTGCGGCGTGCGCGCACAGGAGCCGTTGGCGTCGGATTCCCCCTCGATTTCTTACACCCGCGATGTCCAGCCGATTTTTACCGAGAAATGTGTGGCCTGCCATGCCTGCTATGACTCGGCCTGCCAGCTTAACCTCGGCAGTGGCGAAGGTGCCGCCCGCGGTGCCAGCAAAATTCGGGTCTATGACGGTGAGCGGCGCGATGCCCAAGCACCGACCCGCCTCTATCTCGACGCCCACAGCGCCAGTGCCTGGCAGCAAAAAGGCTTTTATTCCGTGCTGGACGCGCAGGCCAGTCAAGCGGCCTTGATGGCGCGCATGCTTGAGCTGGGGCACAACATGCCCTTGCTCGCCAACGCCAAAATACCCGCCGAGATCCTGCTGGGCATGAACCGGGACAATCAATGCCCTGTGCCGGGAGAGTTCGCGGGTTACGCCGCCAGCCACCCTAAAGAGGGCATGCCACTGGCAGTAACCGGTTTGACGGATCAGCAGTACCAAACCTTACGCCGCTGGCTGGCGGCGGGTGCGCCCATTGACGAACGGGGACTTTCGCCCAATGCCAACGAGGTGTCGCAGATCACCCAGTGGGAATCCTTGCTCAACGCGCCTGGCGCTCGCGAATCGTTGGTCGCTCGTTGGCTGTACGAACATTTGTTTCTCGCACACATCTATTTCGAAGGCGGCGAGCCGGGGCATTTTTTCCAGTGGGTTCGCTCGCGCACGCCCAGTGGCCAGCCGATTGACTTGATCAACACCCGCCGTCCCAACGACGATCCTGGCACTTTGGTTTATTACCGGTTGTGGCCGGTACAAGGCGTGATCGTGCACAAGACTCACATCACCTATCCCATGAGTCCCGCCAAAATGGCGCGGGTCAAAGCTTTGTTCTACAGCGGTAACTGGACGGTGGATTCGTTGCCCGGCTATGGACCGCGTCGTCGGGCCAATCCGTTCGAGACTTTCGAGCAAATTCCTGCTCAAGCCCGGTATCAATTCATGCTCGATAACGCCGAATATTTCGTCCGCACCTTCATTCGCGGCCCGGTGTGTCGGGGGCAAATCGCCAGTGACGTCATTCGGGACAATTTCTGGGCGTTTTTCCAAGACCCAAGCCATGACCTTTATCTGACCAACTCAGCCTATCGCGCCAAAGCGACGCCGCTATTGGCCATGCCGGGGCAGATCGACGATGTCGGCAGCATTTTGACTCTGTGGCTGTCGTATCGTGACAAGCGCAATGAGTATGAGTCTCTGCGCAGCGACGCCTATGCGGCCGCGCCGCCGCCCAGTTGGTCAAGCCTCTGGGCGGGTAATGACAATGCGCTGTTGTCGATCTTTCGCCATTTTGACAGCGCATCGGTGGATAAGGGGTTGATTGGCGAAGTGCCGCAGACGATGTGGCTGTTCGACTTTCCCTTGTTGGAGCGTACCTATTATCAGTTGGCGGTCAATTTCGATGTGTTCGGCAACGTCGCACATCAAGCCCAGACCCGGCTGTATTTCGATTTGATACGCAACGGCGCGGAGGTCAATTTTCTGCGGTTGATGCCTGCCGACTCCCGCGATGATTTTCTGGACGATTGGTACCAGGAGGGTGGCAAGGTCAGGCTTTGGCTCGATTATCAGAAAGTTGATGACGATACCCCAACCGGCCTGATTCTAGACAATAAAGACCCCGAGCACGATTTTGCTCAGCAATTGATTCGTCGCTATGGCGACTTGAATGCAAAGCCAGACCCGATCAATCGTTGTAGGGGTGCGTACTGTTCGCGGCCGAACCTTGAACCCGAGTTGCAGGACGCCGAGCAGGCCTTGAGTCGTTTGACTGCCAGGCCTGCCGCCGGGTTGCACGTTGTCGATTACCTCCCTGAGGCCACCATGCTGCGCGTCCACGCTGGTGACGGTAAACGCGAGATATACAGCATGTTGCGCAACCGAGCGCACACGAATGTGGCGTTCATCCTCGGCGATGAGTCGCGCTATCAGCCCGGTTTGGACACGTTGACGGTCTACCCCGGCGTGCTGAGCAGTTACCCGAATTTCATGTTCGACCTCCCGGCGGTCGAGGTGCCGGAGTTCGTTGCGGCAATGGAAAGGGCCCGAGATAACAACGCGTTTGAAAAGATCGTCCAACGCTGGGGCATACGCCGCAGCAACCCGCATTTTTGGGATTTCTTCCACGACCTGACACGCTATCTCCAAGAGACCAACCCAGTAGAGGCAGGGATTCTGGACATGAATCGGTATGAGAATTTGTAG
- a CDS encoding acyltransferase has product MLISVQALRALAAWVVVCHHFMQIFFDFHASGPIGQFFTDRGQVGVDIFFVISGLVIYLSTQSKDMPIGRFMVNRIIRIVPAYWVYTAAMGLLIVVAKPLMPNAVVDWQHFILSLLFIPSENPGGYGMYPTLNVGWTLNYEMLFYLLFSTVFLVHQRHRPLLVAAALFAVNGVLARYGVISHFYRNDIVYEFLLGIGIGVIYRRGWIANGLWLPLLAIAGALITIYHLPANDRFINWGLPSALIVIACISLEPYVEGNRLLKALGDCSYSVYLLHVLVLYSGWLAAERYGLNPYAVFAVCVPVIGLGAWVSYEWLEKGLYRRLKGWLDRHRTEKTDAALSRQNY; this is encoded by the coding sequence ATGTTGATTTCGGTTCAAGCCTTGCGGGCACTCGCCGCATGGGTCGTTGTATGCCACCACTTCATGCAGATTTTCTTTGATTTTCATGCGTCTGGCCCGATAGGGCAGTTTTTCACTGATCGGGGGCAGGTAGGGGTCGATATCTTCTTCGTGATCAGCGGCTTGGTGATCTACCTGTCGACACAAAGCAAAGACATGCCCATCGGCCGCTTCATGGTCAATCGCATCATCCGCATCGTGCCCGCGTATTGGGTCTACACCGCCGCCATGGGCCTTTTGATCGTAGTTGCCAAGCCGTTGATGCCGAATGCCGTTGTCGATTGGCAGCATTTCATCCTGTCGCTGCTGTTCATCCCTTCGGAAAATCCCGGCGGCTACGGTATGTATCCAACCCTCAATGTGGGATGGACGCTGAATTACGAAATGCTCTTCTATTTATTATTCTCGACGGTATTTCTGGTTCACCAGCGCCATCGTCCACTGTTGGTGGCGGCGGCATTGTTTGCCGTCAATGGCGTGCTGGCCCGCTATGGCGTGATCAGCCATTTTTATCGAAACGACATCGTTTACGAGTTTCTGCTCGGGATTGGGATTGGCGTGATTTATCGTCGCGGTTGGATTGCCAACGGGCTGTGGCTGCCCTTATTAGCGATCGCGGGCGCGCTGATCACTATTTATCACTTGCCGGCAAATGATCGGTTTATCAACTGGGGCCTGCCGAGTGCATTGATCGTCATCGCCTGTATCTCATTAGAACCGTATGTTGAGGGCAACCGATTGCTCAAGGCGCTGGGGGATTGTTCGTATTCGGTCTATTTGCTGCATGTGTTGGTGCTGTACAGCGGCTGGCTGGCGGCCGAGCGTTATGGGCTCAATCCCTACGCAGTGTTTGCGGTTTGCGTGCCAGTGATCGGTTTGGGTGCTTGGGTCAGTTATGAATGGCTCGAAAAAGGACTGTATCGTCGTCTCAAGGGCTGGTTGGATCGGCATCGGACCGAAAAGACCGATGCGGCCCTTTCCCGACAAAATTACTAG